One window of Nostoc sp. C052 genomic DNA carries:
- a CDS encoding HNH endonuclease: MSIKSRNKQAKERIKQWKKANPDYMPKYLHSYYRTNKQKILQRCKEYEKTAKGKACKAISRNKRRARMSEALRVPYSASELTVHFQAFGNECIYCSTKENLTVDHVIAIAKGGCDALSNILPCCLSCNCSKQDKDYLEWYLQSPHFNLERLTKITRFLNDRSNDYEP; encoded by the coding sequence GTGTCCATAAAATCACGAAATAAGCAAGCAAAAGAAAGAATCAAGCAATGGAAAAAAGCTAATCCTGATTATATGCCTAAATACTTGCATAGTTATTACCGGACTAATAAACAAAAAATACTTCAAAGGTGCAAAGAGTATGAAAAAACTGCTAAAGGAAAAGCTTGCAAAGCAATCAGCCGTAATAAACGCAGGGCTAGGATGTCTGAGGCGTTAAGAGTCCCTTACAGCGCATCTGAGCTAACTGTACATTTTCAAGCTTTTGGAAATGAGTGCATTTATTGTAGTACTAAAGAAAATTTAACGGTTGATCATGTAATAGCAATTGCTAAGGGAGGGTGTGATGCTTTGAGCAATATTTTGCCATGTTGTCTTTCTTGTAATTGCTCTAAGCAGGATAAAGATTATCTGGAATGGTATTTGCAAAGCCCGCATTTTAACCTAGAACGGTTGACCAAAATAACAAGGTTTCTTAACGATAGGAGCAACGATTATGAACCTTGA
- a CDS encoding Rad52/Rad22 family DNA repair protein, with translation MNLEDILPKLIEWFTPEEHKERTLPGGGRWFFVPHQTITQRLNNVCPGEWHTKVSSTNIAGDYTVMLVELTICGVTRTGIGDDKTFPELNEQGKAKTIGSPPIKAFRSAFKDAAEQFGICAYLDDQKAKRNEFAKYMAKKGDQRANKFITENGWVEQPTAKSEPIGRDSLMKSTKLQLDRLKWAEVNESGYLIKTFGVKSRAELSNNQLSSFLGHLKSLELPPKLSSDPVIQAPPLSPPAIDRTLLNAEIESLLKRKNIQIEQAQNALFELFKVRSRQHLSDKQLAEFLEYLRSAKEVVIK, from the coding sequence ATGAACCTTGAGGACATCCTCCCGAAACTTATTGAATGGTTCACACCCGAAGAACACAAAGAACGCACTCTTCCTGGTGGAGGGCGTTGGTTTTTTGTTCCCCACCAAACCATTACCCAGCGCCTAAATAACGTCTGCCCTGGCGAGTGGCACACCAAAGTAAGTTCTACCAATATCGCCGGCGACTATACGGTAATGTTGGTAGAACTAACCATCTGTGGCGTAACTAGAACTGGAATTGGCGATGATAAAACTTTTCCTGAGCTTAACGAACAAGGTAAAGCCAAGACTATTGGATCGCCACCGATAAAGGCATTTAGATCCGCCTTCAAAGATGCCGCCGAACAATTTGGCATTTGTGCTTATCTGGATGACCAGAAAGCCAAGCGCAATGAGTTTGCCAAGTATATGGCGAAAAAAGGCGACCAACGCGCCAATAAATTCATCACAGAGAACGGTTGGGTAGAGCAACCCACAGCAAAGTCTGAGCCAATTGGCAGGGATTCTCTAATGAAGTCCACTAAGTTGCAACTTGATAGGTTGAAGTGGGCGGAAGTAAATGAGTCTGGATACTTGATAAAAACTTTTGGAGTGAAGTCTAGGGCAGAGCTTTCTAATAATCAACTGAGTTCGTTTTTGGGGCATCTGAAGTCTCTTGAGCTTCCGCCCAAGCTATCATCTGATCCAGTCATACAAGCCCCACCTTTGTCGCCCCCTGCCATAGATCGCACTCTACTTAATGCCGAAATTGAATCGCTTTTGAAGCGGAAAAATATTCAGATTGAACAAGCCCAAAACGCGCTGTTTGAGTTGTTCAAAGTGCGTTCAAGACAACACTTAAGCGATAAACAACTCGCGGAGTTTTTAGAATATTTGAGGTCAGCTAAAGAGGTAGTAATCAAATGA